In a genomic window of Drosophila takahashii strain IR98-3 E-12201 chromosome 3L, DtakHiC1v2, whole genome shotgun sequence:
- the LOC138913130 gene encoding MAGE-like protein 2: protein MFRIIAVIFALFAVAFAAPGYIEPSYGSYGVVPVAHVVPVVKHVPVVKQVPVVQHVPVVKHVPVVQHVPVLKSYAVPTYGHHIYHG, encoded by the exons ATGTTTCGCATT ATTGCTGTGATCTTTGCCCTGTTTGCTGTGGCTTTCGCTGCTCCTGGTTACATTGAGCCCTCTTATGGATCTTATGGAGTGGTTCCTGTGGCCCATGTGGTGCCCGTAGTGAAACATGTTCCGGTGGTGAAGCAGGTTCCGGTGGTGCAGCATGTTCCAGTTGTCAAGCATGTCCCTGTGGTTCAGCATGTCCCCGTGCTGAAGTCCTACGCTGTTCCCACCTACGGACACCACATCTACCACGGTTAA